In Miscanthus floridulus cultivar M001 chromosome 5, ASM1932011v1, whole genome shotgun sequence, one genomic interval encodes:
- the LOC136451487 gene encoding uncharacterized protein, producing MAAHAAKKRRPEEEEVHLAFRGAANALSQVYAHAVAHQKASFVAGERRAMENVHQWLSSQLEEASEVPVAAVLAYLQNEIEHCREDPVASPQHPSQQQTHSTPSANVQCNPFSFGNIAAALDSRMDETDQTSNSGVPNSLPDPLRQNFHSNHLIQSSGYGPINSCPNGNGPRNNRSPQNQDSVNCNLTEPSMDMHCDGP from the exons ATGGCGGCGCACGCGGCTAAGAAGCGgaggccggaggaggaggaggtgcaccTGGCGTTCCGGGGCGCCGCGAACGCGCTGTCCCAGGTGTACGCGCATGCCGTCGCGCACCAGAAGGCGTCGTTCGTCGCGGGCGAGCGCCGGGCCATG GAAAATGTACATCAATGGCTGTCCAGTCAGCTTGAAGAAGCTTCAGAGGTGCCTGTTGCTGCTGTGCTTGCATACTTGCAG AATGAGATTGAGCACTGCCGAGAGGATCCTGTAGCATCTCCGCAGCATCCAAGCCAACAGCAAACACATAGCACCCCTTCTGCAAATGTTCAATGCAATCCCTTCTCGTTTGGGAACATAGCTGCTGCGCTTGACTCCCGGATGGATGAAACAGACCAGACAAGCAATTCTGGCGTCCCAAATTCTCTTCCCGACCCTTTACGGCAAAATTTCCACTCAAATCATTTGATTCAGTCTTCAGGGTATGGCCCCATCAACTCATGTCCCAACGGAAATGGGCCTCGGAACAACCGGTCGCCACAAAATCAGGACTCTGTGAATTGCAATTTAACTGAGCCCTCCATGGATATGCATTGTGATGGTCCTTGA